Proteins encoded together in one Quercus lobata isolate SW786 chromosome 3, ValleyOak3.0 Primary Assembly, whole genome shotgun sequence window:
- the LOC115982735 gene encoding DEAD-box ATP-dependent RNA helicase 22-like produces the protein MRGVKYVVLDEADILLCGGFQNKVICLLNMLRFDEKLLPQSKESVSEITSGPSLHFTLEDKEDLQTDIISEGEENSEDVHIDDLAEDVEAGSNKTKDWRRVRKNYESSKQYICVTATLTVNGKKTAGAVLKQMFTDANWVSGNYLHCHNPRLKLQLRLRRMNS, from the exons ATGCGTGGGGTAAAATATGTG GTGTTAGATGAGGCAGATATACTTCTTTGTGGGGGCTTCCAGAATAAAGTTATctgtctattaaacatgctccGTTTTGATGAAAAGCTATTGCCTCAGTCAAAAGAATCTGTATCTGAGATTACCAGTGGACCTTCATTACACTTTACTTTAGAGGATAAAGAGGACCTACAAACTGACATCATATCAGAAGGGGAGGAAAATTCTGAGGATGTTCATATTGATGACTTAGCAGAGGATGTTGAAGCTGGGtctaataaaacaaaagacTGGAGGAGAGTGAGAAAAAATTATGAGAGCAGTAAACAGTACATTTGCGTTACAGCCACCCTTACAGTAAATGGAAAGAAAACTGCTGGGGCAGTGTTGAAACAGATGTTTACAGATGCCAACTGGGTCAGTGGAAACTACCTCCATTGTCACAACCCCAG ATTGAAGTTACAACTGAGACTCAGGCGGATGAACTCATAA
- the LOC115982736 gene encoding uncharacterized protein LOC115982736 isoform X3, giving the protein MVVGSCYGASTCKKYLFDELPTHRKFNVLGPERVLKMKRIDFGEYSLIPFYEVPLLRMCLALKNFVKLLRRWQKIWTRRGTKKKKLKSHSGIGRGFDNSYFWGVVEKKRLRF; this is encoded by the exons ATGGTGGTAGGCTCCTGCTATGGTGCATCAACG tGCAAGAAGTATTTGTTTGATGAACTTCCAACTCACAGAAAATTTAATGTCTTAGGCCCGGAAAGGGTCTTGAAGATGAAAAGGATAGATTTTGGAGAATATAGCCTAATTCCATT CTACGAGGTTCCATTGTTGAGGATGTGCCTCGccttgaaaaattttgttaaattgttGCGAAGATGGCAGAAGATATGGACAAGAAGGGGgaccaaaaagaagaaattgaagtCCCATAGTGGGATAGGCAGAGGCTTCGACAACTCGTATTTTTGGGGAGTTGTAGAGAAAAAGCGATTGAGGTTCTGA
- the LOC115982736 gene encoding uncharacterized protein LOC115982736 isoform X1 — MKALCQASKHTIDCVDGKLVLLTKYDVTYPSECKKYLFDELPTHRKFNVLGPERVLKMKRIDFGEYSLIPFYEVPLLRMCLALKNFVKLLRRWQKIWTRRGTKKKKLKSHSGIGRGFDNSYFWGVVEKKRLRF; from the exons atgaaagctcTTTGCCAAGCATCCAAACATACCATTGACTGCgtggat ggcAAGCTCGTCTTACTAACAAAGTATGATGTGACTTATCCATCTGAG tGCAAGAAGTATTTGTTTGATGAACTTCCAACTCACAGAAAATTTAATGTCTTAGGCCCGGAAAGGGTCTTGAAGATGAAAAGGATAGATTTTGGAGAATATAGCCTAATTCCATT CTACGAGGTTCCATTGTTGAGGATGTGCCTCGccttgaaaaattttgttaaattgttGCGAAGATGGCAGAAGATATGGACAAGAAGGGGgaccaaaaagaagaaattgaagtCCCATAGTGGGATAGGCAGAGGCTTCGACAACTCGTATTTTTGGGGAGTTGTAGAGAAAAAGCGATTGAGGTTCTGA
- the LOC115981230 gene encoding uncharacterized protein LOC115981230, with protein MKAVKDWTKTKKEKASYLRMENRKMMVKWAFEKRMKAVKDKMNAKKEKATKRKEKRNMMAIKAIEWYNYDPKYRFLYDRISDLFAELLKADLEHSNTGRTEKIRINESHYVYRVRNRLQKEVLVPLRKALELPEIYMSANQWNLLQCDRISSVALKTYKWAFYKHDRERFLHYLQNVQCSELPKTTANNLLPHEILNLLQYVNGLEVAERQWKRMLDAFSKNGKFVNCISTFNMNDCTHGFCCGFTLMTSELCANPWKGKLLRYGDNPEIVSIEVDDFGSRINFCRLNNVVSPKGDDSDTKQWSLRLLPFLDKILETAIDLNVSKQDMIKRVFVFDGTGLAFREILQYEGCCSSCLWLDQ; from the exons ATGAAGGCTGTGAAGGATTGGACAAAGactaagaaagaaaaggcatCATATTTGAGAATGGAGAACAGAAAAATGATGGTAAAATGGGCCTTTGAGAAGAGAATGAAGGCTGTGAAGGATAAGATGAATGCTAAGAAAGAGAAGGCTACaaagagaaaggagaaaagaaatatGATGGCAATAAAAGCCATTGAGTGGTACAACTATGATCCAAAGTACCGCTTTTTGTACGATCGGATTTCTGATCTCTTTGCCGAGCTACTTAAGGCTGATCTTGAGCACTCGAATACTGGGCGGACAGAAAAAATTA GGATCAATGAATCTCACTATGTTTACAGGGTTCGGAATCGATTACAAAAAGAAGTTCTTGTCCCACTTCGGAAAGCCCTAGAGTTGCCAGAAATTTACATGAGTGCCAATCAATGGAACTTGCTTCAATGTGATCGAATCTCATCTGTTGCCTTGAAAACTTACAAGTGGGCATTCTATAAACATGACCGTGAAAGGTTTTTGCATTACCTTCAGAATGTGCAGTGCTCTGAACTGCCAAAAACCACTGCCAACAATTTACTTCCACATGAGATATTAAATCTTCTTCAATATGTTAATGGTCTTGAAGTTGCTGAACGGCAATGGAAAAGAATGCTAGATGCTTTCTCTAAGAATGGCAAATTTGTCAACTGCATTTCAACTTTTAACATGAATGACTGCACACATGGATTCTGCTGTGGCTTTACATTGATGACTTCTGAACTCTGTGCAAACCCTTGGAAGGGAAAGCTCCTTAGGTATGGTGATAATCCTGAGATTGTGAGCATCGAAGTGGATGATTTTGGATCAAGGATAAATTTTTGTAGACTAAATAATGTTGTGAGCCCAAAAGGAGATGATAGCGATACTAAACAATGGAGCCTGCGGCTATTACCATTCTTGGATAAAATTTTGGAAACTGCAATCGACTTGAATGTGAGCAAACAGGATATGATCAAAAgggtttttgtgtttgatggTACAGGCCTTGCTTTTAGAGAGATTTTGCAATATGAAGGCTGTTGTAGCTCGTGTTTGTGGCTGGATCAGTAA
- the LOC115982736 gene encoding uncharacterized protein LOC115982736 isoform X2, giving the protein MGKLVLLTKYDVTYPSECKKYLFDELPTHRKFNVLGPERVLKMKRIDFGEYSLIPFYEVPLLRMCLALKNFVKLLRRWQKIWTRRGTKKKKLKSHSGIGRGFDNSYFWGVVEKKRLRF; this is encoded by the exons ATG ggcAAGCTCGTCTTACTAACAAAGTATGATGTGACTTATCCATCTGAG tGCAAGAAGTATTTGTTTGATGAACTTCCAACTCACAGAAAATTTAATGTCTTAGGCCCGGAAAGGGTCTTGAAGATGAAAAGGATAGATTTTGGAGAATATAGCCTAATTCCATT CTACGAGGTTCCATTGTTGAGGATGTGCCTCGccttgaaaaattttgttaaattgttGCGAAGATGGCAGAAGATATGGACAAGAAGGGGgaccaaaaagaagaaattgaagtCCCATAGTGGGATAGGCAGAGGCTTCGACAACTCGTATTTTTGGGGAGTTGTAGAGAAAAAGCGATTGAGGTTCTGA